A segment of the Anopheles cruzii chromosome 2, idAnoCruzAS_RS32_06, whole genome shotgun sequence genome:
TGTATAGTAGTCAAGCCCACGTGCCAAACTCAGGTCAAACGAAATCCGGTGGCCAACCTCGAATATCTCGCAATACTGTAGTAAGAGTCGCATATCCTTTAGACCTTCCATGGCGCTAGAGATACGCTGTAGGTGTTGGTCCTGCTCCAATCGGTCCACCAACTCAATCCCTCCACTCAGCGTCACATACTCTCCAATCCGGTCAACGGTAGCCTCATCGAGACCCTTTTCGTCAATCATCTCCCGCCGCACCTCATCCCAAGGCGTTTTATCTAATTTGTCTACCGATGAGCACGTCGTTCGAAACTTGTCCGCCGGCACACCGCACGCCTCGAACATCCCgtccagcagcttccggtggttTAGTTTAACTGTGAAATCGCCCACTTCCAACTCCGTTAGTATCTCTACCACTACTTTCACACATTCGGCGTCCGGCAGCATGGGATCATAGGTACCGGCGATATCGAAATCGCACTGGTAGAACTCTCGGTAGCGACCGCGAGTAATCTGTGGGTTATCACGGCGGTACACTTTCGCAATATGGTAGCGCTTGATGTTGAATACGTTGCCCATGCCAACATAGCGTGCGAACGGCACAGTTAGGTCGTAGCGTAGTGCCAGTATCTCGCCGCCTTGGTCTTTCAGATCATAGATTAGCTTTGAGTCTTCGCCATACTTGCCCGTCAGAACTTCCTTTAATTCGAACACGGGTGTGTCGATGGTTTCCGCTCCGTGACGCTGGAACACGGCGATTACCTTGGACAGCACCCGCTGTCGAAGCGCCATCGCTTCCGGGCCGTAATCCCGTGTTCCTTTCGCCGTCTTGAGGGATAGGTTACGGTTGCCCGGCTCGCTGCCTGGCGATGGTCCGGAGGAAGCCTCATCGTTTCCTAGCTGAAGCTGCTGCAACTGTCTCTTAAGTGCCAGGAGCTTTTGTACCTCGGCATTGATCTGCGGTTTGTCAGGTGTCGCAGCCGATTTCAGCTTGCGCACGAGGTCGCCCTGAGCAGCGATGGCAGCGGTCAGCGTATCCTTGTCGGTCATCTTATGCAAATTCAAAACCGTTGTCGTGGGGATAAAAGTGACACGCTCCAAAGCACCGGAAAACGGTCTAAGAGCCTCCAATAAGACGGGCAAAGGAAATTGGCTAAATCGGGAACAACGAACACGGCAACGTGTCAAAAAATTGCCGACCAGTaacattggaacaaaaactTTCACATATCTTTTTGACAGCAAATCCGTAAACAAACCGTCCCAGCTGTCAAAAAAGCCACATCGGAGTCTAATGTCGACATTACGGCAAACCAATCGACATTGACAATTTT
Coding sequences within it:
- the LOC128269174 gene encoding LOW QUALITY PROTEIN: histidine--tRNA ligase (The sequence of the model RefSeq protein was modified relative to this genomic sequence to represent the inferred CDS: inserted 1 base in 1 codon); protein product: MTDKDTLTAAIAAQGDLVRKLKSAATPDKPQINAEVQKLLALKRQLQQLQLGNDEASSGPSPGSEPGNRNLSLKTAKGTRDYGPEAMALRQRVLSKVIAVFQRHGAETIDTPVFELKEVLTGKYGEDSKLIYDLKDQGGEILALRYDLTVPFARYVGMGNVFNIKRYHIAKVYRRDNPQITRGRYREFYQCDFDIAGTYDPMLPDAECVKVVVEILTELEVGDFTVKLNHRKLLDGMFEACGVPADKFRTTCSSVDKLDKTPWDEVRREMIDEKGLDEATVDRIGEYVTLSGGIELVDRLEQDQHLQRISSAMEGLKDMRLLLQYCEIFEVGHRISFDLSLARGLDYYTGIIYEAVLRASEPDDEIAVGSVAGGGRYDNLVGMFNPKRKQVPCVGVSIGVERIFSIIEAKTNGKTRTNETEVYVASAHKGLHLKRLEILNKLWGAGLKAEHSYNPKLLAQLQHCEEXQIAYAVVLGNGELSRGVVELREIASRKEEELPVESFIEELRNRLKSSGGSTSN